The following DNA comes from Colius striatus isolate bColStr4 chromosome 21, bColStr4.1.hap1, whole genome shotgun sequence.
GGCAGTAATGAAAAAGGTAAAGCTTTTGGCGCTGATGAATTCCATGAGGGATTTCTGCCTTGGGATGTTCATAATAGAATGCCATAACAACAAAGACAGTCAAAACAGCAAGGAGAATTATGAGGAGTTCCATCTCAGCTGTGCTGTTAGAAGCCAAATGGAAGAACTCGCTGTggcttccttcctcctctgactttTGGAGGGTATCTGGAAGGTGCAGGATTAGCAAATCTCTTCATGTCTCATCATCcagcttttaaatatatcaATAGGAAGAAAGGAACATGTTGCAATCAAACCATACAATTAAACAGTCAGTAGCAATTAGTCACAAGAGAGTCTTGCATAAGCCTATTTTTCTATTTGCAGCTAAGGTTTTGAGTCTGTGCCCATCACTATAGAACCAGAGCTTCAGGTATCATTTGTAGTGTCAGTGTTATGAGAAGACAAAAACTTACATCTCTCCCTGTTTCCCAAATCCAGCCAAGTCTGTAGTATTTCTGAGTTCCCAAGGAACTACATTACTTAGTAATCATCTTCAAGGCTGCTCAGTTTCTCGACTTATTGTGCCTGCTTGCCTTAGTTCTTAAGACTTTTAGTGAAACCAAGGTTTTAAGGGTTGTAATACCTTTGATGAGTGATTTTGAACACTGTTACGCCATCGTGTCTGTGAGTGCAATGGAACCagaagcagccacagcctgaaGTGTCAGTGCTTCACATCTTGCATCATTCTCCCTGATAGCAGGTGAAAGCTGCTGTTtgactggtttgggtttgtcAACTTTGGGAACAGCATCTCTTTACCATTCTGCTCAAATCATTAAGGCAACAGATTCTTACTCTGAAAAAATCGCAGTATGGGTAAAATGAGTGTGTAAAATTTGTCCTTAAAAAGAGTTCAGGGGCTGTGTGACTTTAAGATgtatattaaaatgaaacttaaaCACCAAAGCTTTAGAATGCACAATCCATGACTTTGGTAGGAAAGAAGATCTCAGACTTGATTCTTGACTAGAAACTTTGTTGATTGTTTAGAATAAACAGGAAGGAACTTCATTGTACACTCTGGTGATGTGCTCTCTAAGCTGATTCTGATCTGCCGTGTTCTCTTCCCTCTGCCCAAACTGTTTCTTCATTCTATCCAAGGACTGCTTGCAGACTTTGATTTCCTTACATCCCTGTTCCCTCTCCCTCCATTGCCAGAAGGTTGCTTACATGCTAAGTATAAAACCATGCtcctttttgtttattctttcttGTGGCACTTGATACAGTCACCCAGCTCAGTCAGGGATGTGGTGGAAGGGACATTACCTAGTGATTGGACACTCTCTTGGGAAATGGAAGTAGTGCTTTCAAACCCCTCAGGACCAAGAGCACTTACAAGGTTCAGCTTTCTAATAGCTAGATCAAGATCATCAGGAAATACATGGTTGCAGCTCCTTTGTTTAGGATATAATAATGAGAGTACTTAATCAGTTTTGTGCTAAACTGTGCTGTCCCAATGAGTTAGGTGTGGTCTAAATATGCTTATCAGTTTTATCCCTGGGGATCTAAGAAGTCTTCAGACACTTGTGGCAGAACCTTTGTGCTAATGTTCTTACCACCTATGTCCATCTATTTTCCAAATCTTTTTGGTGCCAGTCACTATGGCAGCTGGTATACAAACAGCTGGTAGGTCTTGGAATTTTTGGGGCATGTTGAGTAGGTTCAGCCATCACAGCACCCCCACCAACcccagcagctccacacaaagaCTGGGTGTGCTGGAACCTGGTATCAGATGTAGAAGAAACAAACTAGTTGGTTCTTGAAGTAAGAAACTGGTTTTTTGCTTTGGGCATTGCAGGTATGGAGGAGTAATAATTAATGTTTTATAAGCATAGACTCAGCAATTTACAAGCTTGCTTGAGTGCCAGGATGGAGAACCATTCCTTAAATAATCTTGTGAACATATGTTGTCTCTGGCTTCTGATTTTCTGACCTTATCTCTTGCTCCTGTGGGATAGACCAAAAAGAACTGTGGTCCCTGAGACCAAAATCTCACTTTCTCCTACTCAAGGAACTCCTTTTCTGATTAATTTCCAGCAAAGAATTTAAGTGTTAGTGCCTGAACTCTTGTCAACACTGGGCTGGCATCCTTAAGCTTTCCTTCTGTGTAGCTGCACACGCTAGAGGAGACAGACTGAGCAACCTGCAACATGCAACATGCCTGTCTCTGCATCATGGTGCTGATTAGGCGGCAGCTGAGTATTCACCTGCTTAGACACAGACACACCAGCTGGGGACGGATGCCTGTACTGGCATACTGGGAAATGCTCAAGAGGAGGTGCTGTTTGACCCAATAAGCTCTTCCTGAGTTTTGCAGAGCGTGAGAGCCATCTGGTGCTGGAAAACCGAACTAGCCTAGTGAAGTCCTCACCAACACTGACTGCTCTAAGCTGTAAGCTTGTATGCAAAGCATTGGTACCATCTGTTAATGGCTTATTTTATGTGATAACTTGCATGCACACACTTGTATCTATgattatttctctgtgtgtataaTTCCTCGTGGAAAGACATTGGTGTGCATAATTCTGTAGGTGCACTGCAAGTTTGTGCTTGATTGTGTTTTAAATACTTGACTGTAGCTCGTTGAACGTGCAAGTGAGATGAACATACTGTGTAACAAGGCTAGCAAAAATCTTTTTGTGCCTTTccttagaaaaaaaggaaaatcttcaaATGAGTGATAATTTTGAAAACTGGAAAATGTCCTCCAGTGAACAAACATTCAGTCTGAGAGATGCAAGACACAGCAGATCtgtaattaattaaaataaattagagGACGGGAAGTTCCATGGAGGGAACGAGATCTTGTGACTTTTCAGAAAACATGGGAGTCACtactaaaaaaggaaaacattgtttCAGCACTTGCTGTTCTCTACTTACCCATCTGCACTTCTGTGGTTGTAACCCTCAATACAGATTAAAGTGCATGTGTTCAAGAGAGCTAATAATACTGATGGTGCATGATAAAGATAAATGTATTAATATTTGTAGTAAATTAAAGACCTATGGATAAAGACTGTAGAAAAATCTCAGGAGCAGATCAGTGTAGAGTTTGAACACTGGCCCAATAAACAAGGCATAAGTCCAGCAAATAATGGGAAGAAACCAAGTATTGGATTGCTAAACTGACTGGGAAGAGAATACATGCTGTAATGAGATGTGTGTAAAATAGTATGAGATCATATGTGATCATGTGATAACTTGTAAAGTGGAACTATGTGGACATTCTTAGTTCATTTCCAACCATCTCTATCATCAAAAGAACAAACCTGGCTTGGAAAGTTCAAAGCAGCAAGATACATGAATAAAAATTATCCCAAGCAAAGCTAAGCCTAATGACTTACAGGTTGACTGAGGTTCATGAAGACACACCCAAACTAAATTCAGTCCACCTTGCAGAAGTACAGATAACAGTGCAACCCTGGCAGAACAGCCGTGGATTAACTGCTCAAATATCAGATTTATGAGTACACCCAATTCCCTTCTTCAGGTTTTACAACCAAGTCCAAAGCTATTATTTGCCTATACACATGGTCTGATGATTACAACTCATCTCAGAAGTACTGAAAGTATCTTCAGTTTCCAGAGGCACTGGGAGAGCATTTTATCTGTGCTCTCATgctgattttgtgtgtgtgatgtgGATAAGCACACGCACATTGCTGGTTACTCATGTCCTGCATGCTTTAAAAATGGGGGTTTTTGCTGTGGtgaagtttttttctttgatgtatGGAGAGAACAAAGATTCTTACAACATAAGGAAAGCAAATCAAGCATACCAATTAGTGGATTTTTaagaaaaacccagaaaacaaagatgaaaaatacatcACGTTCCCAAGTAATTGCAACTGAAAATCAGAACTCAGCAGACCATGCTAATCTTAACTTGCCTAGATTAATTTCTTGCCTAGATTCTAACACACAAATAGCTTATAAATACCAGTTTGCTGTATTCAAGAAAACCTTTTAATAGCATTTTATAAAGTTTAAGATGTGATTTGCTATTTTATTTGatgatggaaaagagaaaatgccatAAGCAAAAAATCCCAGTGAACAATGGAAGCCTCCTTCCACGTTGTACCAGGTCACTTTTATGTTATTGTCCTCTAAACGTTTCTTGTACAACAATCCATCATCTCTGAGCACATCGTGCTCACAGGTAATTATACAAGCATCAGGTAGGTGACAAACAACAGCATCTTCTGCCAACAGTGGGGAAAATCTTGTCTCCCacagttcttttatttcttcatggACTTGAGGTAAAAATGAAGTGGGTAGCGGTGGTTTATAGCCAAGTTTCAGTGCCTCTGGGATAAGATCTGGATTTAtccattttctgtatttcaaattcATACTCTCAGGAACATGAGAACCTGCCAAAAGAGCTTCTGCCATAGAGCAATCCTTATTCAAGTACTTCAGAATAAAACGGGCTAAGCGTTTCTGGGACAAGATGGCagtgaaagcatttttctgGTAAGATGGCAGCTGAAGGTTCAGTGCTTGGAGAAATGGACAGATTAGTACCTGGGCACATATCTTTGGGATATCTTTTCTGTTGAGCAGTTCTTGGCAAACATAAGCAGTAAAAGTGCCCCCTACACTAAACCCACAAACAATGATCCGATTGGGATCCACCCCATAGTCGtctgcagtcttcaaaaagtgTCCAGTAGCAGTGAGACAGTCCAGAGACTGGGCTGGGTACTTAAACTCAGGAGATAAACGATACCTGAAACGTACAAAAGACAGCTAGTATTACAAATAGAGATATTGAATGTGTCATTTTGTGTCTCATGCATTTGCAAAACCTCACCAAAACCACTTATTTACTTTAAAGATACAGAGAAGTTATAATAAAGTAACAATCTGTTTATTTCTTAACTAACAACTTCCATGttatgaaaagcaaagcagatatCCAGTCAAGTTAAGGTGCTGTAGTTTGATTCCAATGACATATAAAACTACATAGGGGTACATGACACTAGAGCTCAGTTTCTTTTCTTATATTCAAAGAAATGTAAGTACAGGACTGGCATTGTTCAGGGAGTGGGGGAGTagggggagaagcagcagaactgCCTAGTTCTGGGAGTAACAAGTGGGTGGATCTCACTTACCCAACAGACACAACCACTGAATCAGATTCTCTGGCTATGTACTGGCATAACCTTTCATCAGTTCCTGGAGAAGAAATGTTGTTAATGTGATTAATATCATGGAACACTTGAAGAAATATTGTTCCTTATTTTTTAGGCCATATTGCCATGACTGTGGGCCCTTTGTCTATTTAGTCATCTATCCAAATTTTCTTCAGGATAAAAACAATCTAGACTTATCAGGACACACTGTAAAGTTTATATATGTAGGGagattttttccttcaattCTGAATTTGTTGTATTTAGAAGGTTTCGTTTCCAAGTGTCTCCTCAATGATGTGTTCTTTCAATATCAGAATTCTGATGCCATTTAATAAATGGTATCTAATAACTTGGAAAAAACAAGCAACATAACTAAAGTACAGGTATCTTGGACACATGTTTTAAAATGCCTGCTATAGGCCACTTGAATGGCCATACTTACTGTTTACAGAAGCCTCAATAACATGCAGTTAGAGATCAAAGGGAAGAATGCAGGTGTTGCCTTTTGTCAggttttcagacaaaaaaagaatgtaCTGCTTTAGCAGCAGCACTTACTGTAAGGAGAATTTGTGTCATAAACTATGCTATAttctataaaaaataaattagataCTAAATAAGGGCAAATTAGAGAGTTTAAAAAGTAAACCAAACATTaatgaacatctttcatacaaggaaaggctgcgggaactggggctgtttagtctggagaagagattgagggagatcttaacatttataaatatctcaatggtgggtgtcaggaggttgggacatcccttttttctatagtagctagtaacaggacagggggtgatgggatgaagctggaacacaaaaagttccatttaaacataagaaaaaactcttccactgtgaggtgagggagccctggcacaggctgcccagaggggttgtggaggctccttcctaggagggcttcaagacccacctggacatgttcctatgtgacctgatctaggtgaacctgcttctgcagggggttgtactagatgatctctaaaggtcccttccaacccctaccattctatgattctgttcttTCTGTATATCAATCTCTCTACTTAAGCTTCAGTCACTTCTTAAGTTTAGGAGagttattaaaaatgtatcatTAACAATCCTAAATCAtcatcatttctttttcagttcctTACTGATGCTTCCAAACATCCCACATCCTCCATGAAAGAAGATGACTCCTCTCCGTTTGCTCTCAGATGGTGCTCTTGGGAGGTAAATCCTCACTGGTACTTCATCAAAACGCAGATCCTTGGTGAAGAGCTTTGAATCCCTGAATGCTGGCAGTCCATCAGCAATCAGCCTCATAAATACATGCTCCTCAAGGATACCCAAACTTTCTAATTTCATTGCctaaataaacaggaaaaatgagaaattagAATAGGGAATTCAAGTGTTTCCACTTTATAAAAGCCATAAACCTCCTTTTTCTATACTATATTTAGGATAATTGCATTGGTTATTTGCTACTgccctggttttggctgggacagTTAATTcccttcctagtagctggtatagcgctgtattttggatttagTACAAGCATAATGTTGATTCCACACACTCATGTTTTCAGTTGTTGCTAAGGAGTGTTAGTGTAAAGgatttttcagcttctcatgCCCTGCCAACAagagggcaggaggagcacaagaagttgggaggggacacagccataACAGCTGACCCAAATTGGGagagggctattccataccccTGTATATtccatgcccagtatataaactggagaAAGGTGGGTAAGATGAGTAGATTTCTGCTTGGGGAGTGTTTGGGAATCTGTTAGCAGGGGgtaagcaattgcattgtgcatctcTTGGCTTTCTGGGGTTTATTTCACTCTCTTTTTATCTTCCTTATAATAATTTCCattattaaactgcctttatctcaacCTGTGAGTTTTacttgattttgtttctctggcTGTGTAATGTTTAGTTGCTGTctgaggttaaaccacaacagctaCTTCATAGGATTACCACAACTAACTCTAGTGGCTTCGTGATTTCAGTTCTGAAATGGTACCATTTGAGGTACCATTGTTTCTGGAAGAATGTTGGAACAGTTGTCCGTGAAGCTTATAAATACCTTCTAGTTTCTCTGGTCTGGATTTACCACAAGTAACATTAGGTATGGAAGTTAGGAGTCATGAGGCCTGTGgctcctttttctcttcactgATTAGAAGAGGCATTTCTTGAGGATGGTTCTGATTTCAGATGTGTTAAGTCACGCTCTGGAGAAGCCTGTGTGACTCCATTGATTGTAAAGGCAGGCTGTGTACTTCAGGTGCTTCAGTTCAAGTATTTAAGGTTAGGTAAGATGTAAACATTCCTAGCCTAGCAGCATTTATTATACTGGGAGAAAAAGAATCATGTTAGCTTGTGTGCAGGATTTGTTACCGTAAAGGTCTTGGGTCACCTCCATGCCACAGGGTCACTGAGAAGAAGCTTTAACAAAATCATTAGGGCCTATAATTAAGAATGAAGGGCTGCTGGCCTAAAAGAATAACTAATGAAAATGGTCTTTAATCTCACTCCTCCATCAGTCAAACTGTTGGTTTCATCAAGATCTCACAGGTATTGATGAAATGGCTCTGCAATCAGTTTCTTACATGTaatcagggaaaagaaacattttgaagtGTTAAAACTTTTCTTATCCAAGGCAAATCAATAATTAATAGTCTGAAGATCACACTGGAATCTGCCTTTATTTGGAGGCCTTGTGTACACTGCTGTATCCCGTGCTTTATAAACTAATGGCCAGCTAGGCTTTTGTAAAGGGTTCTTTCCAGCCTGGTGGATCTGGCCTTTAATTTAGAACTGCTCTGTCTATCTCAGAGATAATTCAAACCTTAAATAGTAATTTTGCTGTTAAAGAATGCCAGAGTAAGACAAAGAGGCAGAACTTTCTTAGGTGCATGGTCCCAGCTGTTGTATGCATATGAAGCCAAATCTCCTGTAGTTCAAGTGTGTTGCAAGACTCAGTTACTCAACAAGGCCTTGCTCAAACAGCATAGATTCATTCTGTCTAATAATCCAGACCAGGCTGCAGTAAACAAGTTGAGTGAGGAGTAATAAAACAAACCACCATGAGccatggaagagaaagaaaataacttagAAACAAAGATGGGAATGCAGAGATGATCTGTGGAGTTTTTTCACAACATATTGTAACACAGCTGCCAGCAGTGCTTGGGATGTTTTAAGTCTCAGTTCCTAGAGACAAATGGATAGACATGGTTCTTGCCTCACTTCTGAAGGCACAATTTTAGATATCGTGGCAAAGGGAAAACTGAATATAAGAACTAAGGCAAGGGTGAAAGAAACCTTCAATGTAACCTTCCCCAAACAGCAATTTTTTAAAGCTCTCATGACTATGGTCAGAGTTATGATTTTGGAATGATTGAAATTGGCAAAATTGCCATACCATTTAATCTTATCTGTACTTTCTAACATCCCTGAGCTTTTACAGAGCTTTCAGATGACAGATAGTAATAGATACGATCAACTCTGTATCAGAGCACTCTGTCTAAATACCCTCTTTCCTTACCTTAGGAACTCCCAACATCACAGAGGCATCTTCAAATTCAGGGAGAATATTGTCATGAAGGAGAATGGGGAATCTGGTATGTATTCTCTTCAAAAACTTCATCAATAATTGCACTTATTAAACTCAGAATCATTCATATTATCAGTGAAGACAGAATGTGTGCTATTGCCTAACAGCCACTTAGAAGCTGTAAAAGGAGAGTGAACAGAATCACCTGAAAGAATCTTTTCGTCCATCCAAGAACAGAAATATGGAGAACTTAGTAACATACTGTCATACTACTGTATTGTGGTCATATTATTAAGTTTATATATAGTTTAAATGAAAAGCAGTGTGAGATGCATGAGGACAGCAGACCCTTCTTTCATGCCAGGCAGCGCAGaaagggacatggggcacaggCCACTGGAGAACTGGGACCAATTAGTGGATTTGGTGAATGCTGCTATGGAAGTTCAAGTCTTTATTAATAGATTATAGTGCTCCCAACAGTCTTTCAGGGTGTGAGCCTTAGTTACTACATTTATTCATGTGTAACTAGAGGATTAGGGAACACCTTTACTTGACATGAGCTGTGTACAAACTTTAAtgaaaccactctgtgatttTCCTGCAGATATTCTTTTGATGTGTTATGTGCCAGATGTGATAGGGCTTGGGCTGCTCTTATGTACTCCTTTTGCCTTCTTTGAAAGTTTTTTGGGCCAAAGCTGGTTCTTTCTCTGATGGCAAAGCACACAGCGCAGCAAACCTGCCTTACAAGTACTTAATGATAAGTGATAACAGGTCTAGCTGAAACTAGAGAAACTAGCCAGAAAGACTAGAGGACCTCTGGAAGTGCCTTTCATCCTAcacgattctatgatatttaaCTAAGGTACAGTAATTCAGTCACTGTGGAAATAAGAACAGAATAACAGGTAAGAAAATTACTGTAGATGGTTAAAAATTTAGGAGTATGTCAAAGTTCACAGAGATCCAGAAGGTTTGGATGTTATTATTCCTGTAAATGATATTCACAGCCCTCTGTCATCCAGATGACCCATCATTTCATGATAGAAGGCAATGAAATGACAGTTGCAGCTTAGAAATGCATATGACAGTCTTTAAAAGAACTCTCCTCATACTGGCTGCTTTTCTATACAGTAATAGAATACCAAATCAAGTTTGAAAATCTGTGTTACTGTGTTGGTTTCCTTTACAGATATATTTAGATGCATATCTTCACAGTCCTACTcagacttttcctttcctgaaagTCACAAGAGCACAAAGCATGATAAACTCACCAGAATTTCCACCAGAGTAAATGTGTAGTGATATAAGCGGAGCTTTAGTGGCTGGTCAACATCAGAAGTCTCTATCTTGAAGGAATCATGATAAGTTGCAATTAAAACCAGTAGTACAAAAGCAACTAGAATTCCTGTAATTAAAGCCAGAGTATAAAaggtttccatttttctttggtGTGAATAATTGATTAGAGAATGATTTGATATGATTCTGTCAGTATTTATACCCTTCACAGAGAATTAATTTGCATACCAAAATTACTCCACCCTCCTCCTACAGATAAAGCTGTCACTTGTTACCAGCACACAAACATCCTGCTATTACAACTTTGTTTAGTGTCATCAGTGTTCATATGCAGAAGACTCACATCCAGGAAATGCCATTATTATGTATGTTCCAAAATTGCAAATGAACTTAATCTTTTACATCTGGTTTAATTGTGTTCTGCTTCATGATCTGAAAAGCcatgtgtgatttttttcctttgcaagtgTACTAGTCAGTGTAATGAAAGATACTACCTCTACTTAAGAACCCATAGAAGACTGGCAATGCTCAACTCTGGTCTCCAGTTCAGGAACTGTAATGCTTCTGCTCTTGGAATATGCCTGAAGTATGATTCTAAGGCTTTTTGCTTAGTGCTGATATCTTTTTCCTGCTATATCACTGAGACAGACAGATGGGCAGAACAGTTAGAACAGACATTCTGAAGTAGATCTACAGGAATTTTGCTTTTAGAGATTCATGTTAGCTAGGAGTTATTTGCAAGCTCCCTGAGTGTGCAGCAAGGATCTCTGGGCTCACCAATAGCCCACTAAGATCAGAGGGAAACTCCTTCTTGTCTTGGAGAACTTTGGCCCTAACCTATTGTGATCCATTCTAAAGGATTTTGATGTCTTTACAACTTCgtattttgctgtttttttcccaagacgattttatgttttcctttgttattGATAATTTAGGCTGTGATTAGACCATAGAGGAAACCAAATCCTTGTACCCACAGAGGTGATGACAGTGAAGGAATGAGTGACCAGGTGCAACTCCCTATTTCTGCCCACCGTGTGACTGGACAAAACTTGCCTGGGTAaacttaaaagcaaacaaacatcaGCTCAGCTTGACATAATCAGCACAACCTGTGCTTATCCCCAGAAAACTCTGAAATATTTATCCCTGCTAATCTTTCAGATATTCCATTAAAAACCCTTGCAAAATCTGGGAATTATGGCCATAGAAGAGAAATATTGCCTTTTATGAACCATAAGATTCTGCATTTGGCTAACAAACCTGTAGTGGTGTTACCTCAAAGTGGGATCTTGgctagaaaaaaaaggcaagtccTGTTGAAAGTAGCATGGGAAATATATCTACTTAGGAATATCCCATTTATGCAAAAGATGCATCAGAGAAAAGAGCAAGAAACTTTAATGGGAATCAGTAGTCAACAAATAATTATCTGTGTGGAATGAGAGTAAGCAACATGAGTCATTAGAGGTCAAGTACTGGATTATAAGAGACTGTATTCTTAAGATAGTGGGTCTAATCATTAATTTCAGTGAATGTCAGCAAGTCCAACTGATAGAATTAtgtgactgaaaaataaaactgctcTTCCCTTAAAAACATTAGTGATACCACTTTGTAGGAGTAATGGCAGTGATCCAGCAAGAATGAGCAAACTGACTTTCTGCTAACAGTGGGTAAAGTTCTAGCAATATCCagataaattattaaaaatccAACCCTTATCCTTGCTGAGACCATCATTAAAAACTCCATGGGTTTGCATAAGAACCCAGCATCCCTCTATGCCTTCTCTTAGCTCAGCTCAATCTCTCAATATATCTTATTTTCCCATTATCAATTTGTGATGTGAACTTACACTCCTATGTCAATTCATATATCTAAACTTGATCCATCCTGGCCTTCCAACCAAAAAAGTTTGCTATGGCAACATCATTCTCTTCCTaactttcctcctcttttcgATTCCTTTCTAGAATTGGCAAGCTGGAAGAAACTTCTGATCGTTAGAGGACATGAATTGATTCACCTCTGTGTGAAGCACTAGCTCTGGAAAGAAATTATAGCTGCATGTAATGGATTCTTTTAAAAAGGCATTGTTAGAGGGATTCAGGGATTATCTAGAGATTTTTTCCTAAGCTAGTTTACAAGATTCCAGTGTAAACTTATTACAGGCATTTGCCTACTGTTCTGGTTTTGTCAAAATCCATATCACATTGCTTTCACAGGATTTCAGTTCAGGCTCTTGAAGCAATAAGCTGCTGATTTCTGAAAGCCTTATTATGGATTTAATTCTTCTCCCTTCCTAGTTCCTTGTACGTCTTAGAAGTTTTGTCAGGACTGAAGAATTAGAAGGAATGGTAAATACTGACTGTGTAAAAGTGAGGTAAATATACTAAAGAGAACATGAGATGAATCAGTTGAACAAAAGGTAGTCACTCCATTCTTCTTTACATGTACTTTTCTACTATTCTCTCTTCCAACATGAAGAAGCAGGGTAAGAGATTGAGAGGTCTGGCTTCTAGTTAAAGATAggtgagagaaaaagaagagtggTTAGTACAAATGACAAAATCTGTATCATGTACTAAAATGACTGAGCTACTGAAAGAAATAGCACATTCTTGATGTTGCATCCCTTTGAATCCCAGGTAGCACCTACATGCACTTTGGAAACTTCTGCTTATAAAGGCAGCTGTTTTTACACATATTGAATCTAGAAATTGTTAATTTCCCAGTAAGATGTTGGTTTTATCTTCATGATACTGATATATTGTGAGACCCTGGGAACAAATGTAGCTTTTTGCACAAGGCTGGACACAGACTCCTCTGTCAAGGCTGGAAGTTAAACAGAAACCTGGTTCCTTTGAGCTTAGGCCATGGCAAAACTCCACTTTCGAGGCAACAGTATCAGACTCTTAACACTTAATCACACATAGGAGGACAGtgtggaatcatagaaccacTGGGACacatttcaaatggaaaatgtgAACTCAAGGGAAGAATGAAATCAAGAAGCACAAAAATTTAGCTCTTGATTTATCCAGATCTGACAGCAGCACTTTGTGTAACAAAAACCAGATCAGCTTGGCAAaaggttttccttttctataGGAGGTTTAGGTTTAAGCTGTGATCATGATAGATTATCTATGGTCAAGAACCCTGCACTGATGTTAAAAATGGTATTACTGGGCACCCTAATAACATAGACTTTCCATTGTGTAACAGTGCTGTGCTGTCTTCCCAGTTTTTTCACATCTGCTTACCAATGTACTATATATTTAGGTGGGGTGGTTTTTTAAGTTGAAAACACAGAGTTGTTAGCCCAAATGGCTTTCAGA
Coding sequences within:
- the LOC104563535 gene encoding arylacetamide deacetylase-like 4, with the translated sequence METFYTLALITGILVAFVLLVLIATYHDSFKIETSDVDQPLKLRLYHYTFTLVEILAMKLESLGILEEHVFMRLIADGLPAFRDSKLFTKDLRFDEVPVRIYLPRAPSESKRRGVIFFHGGCGMFGSIRTDERLCQYIARESDSVVVSVGYRLSPEFKYPAQSLDCLTATGHFLKTADDYGVDPNRIIVCGFSVGGTFTAYVCQELLNRKDIPKICAQVLICPFLQALNLQLPSYQKNAFTAILSQKRLARFILKYLNKDCSMAEALLAGSHVPESMNLKYRKWINPDLIPEALKLGYKPPLPTSFLPQVHEEIKELWETRFSPLLAEDAVVCHLPDACIITCEHDVLRDDGLLYKKRLEDNNIKVTWYNVEGGFHCSLGFFAYGIFSFPSSNKIANHILNFIKCY